The sequence ACTTACGACTCACCCTCGATTGTCGATCCCGTGCACAATTTGGCACTTGGCGAACCCGTGCTCGGCACATACGAGGAGTATGACGCCAAGCTCGAGGCCATTGATATCCTGTCGGAAACCGCAACTCCATGTTTCCCTCTCTTACCAAGCACGTGATCTGATCGTGACCGTCGCGCCACAACCGGACGGTGTTCTGTGACAGTCGATGACGCCGACGAAAGCGATGTCGGCGCGGTGGTGAAGCGCCATCAGCTCGATTTCCTTGCTGACGCCGCCGATGTGCCACTTCTCGATTGCCAAATCGCCGAATTGCCTACCTTTTGCTCGGCTGCTTGTTGTAGTACCCGCGAATGCGCTAGTCCGCGGCTATCAGAACACCGGCAACAATGTCGGCATGCAGGCCACGCGCGATGATCTCGCATCCCTTGTCTTGACGCTGGCGCCATGTGTCGGCATAGCCGCCGCGCTCGCCCGCGACCCATTCGGAACCGCATTCCACCGAATGCGCGAGCGCGACGAGGTTGACCGCGCGCATCAGGTGCTCCGCCCGGGCGAGGAAGTGCGCGGGCCAATAGATCGCGATTTCCATCCGGGTGACGACCCTGTAGCTCGGAAGCAGCCGCGCCCGGTTCTACATGCGCTGCGTCTCTTCCAGCTCGCCTTGCTCCTGCTGCGCGAGCAGGTCCTCCGTAAGCGCGAATTTCGTCGCACCTTCTGCTTTTGAGTGCGCTGATGCATGAGGTGTCCACTTAAATAGGTGGACTGAGATTCGCCGCCCTGCGCGTGCCCATTACCTCAATAACGTAAATCGGCGGAGAGCATGATGGTTGGTCTCCGCAGCAAGAGACTGTCAGACCGCGGCGCGCAGACGAGTTCCCTCGCGCCTCAGCGCAAGCACTTGCTAAGCAATTGATACGGCTAATTAATATGTGTCGGCGCCCGATAGACAAGTCGCAGGTTCCGCTCTTTAGAAAATGTCATCGGTGGAGAGGACAGCCAGTCTCGCCTGATCGCAATCGTCCTCGTTGGCGGCTTCAGCGGGTTGGGTTAATGTCGTAGCTGGGGTCATGGTCCTTTCCGAGGGCGCGAGCGCCTCATGATGATGTCCGGATCGGGCGCCTCAACGTTTGCAGCGGAGTGCGGGCGAACCGCCAGCAGCCGATTGACCGAGGTCACCACGACCACCGTCCCAGCGGGACATCGCCAGTCCGGCGGACCGGACCAGGAACTTGCGAGCAAATATCAGATTGGCTTCGGCGGGCCCCGCTCGAACGATGTGCCAGCGACCCAGATGCAGTGGAGGATTACGGCGATCTTTCGGGCGATGGCGACCTTTGCCTTCTTCATGCCGATCCGCTTGGCGAGCTTCATGCCCCAGGCCTTTAGGGAAGAACTTTTTGGTTCGATAAAGAAGGACAGTGGCGGCCTCGAACAAGTAAGTTCGGAGAAGCCGGTTGCCCCATCGAGATATCTTTCCGTTGGTGTCGGTTTCGCCGGATTGGCTGCGCCTCGGCGTAAGGCCTAGGTAGGCGCCGACCGTCGAAGCCGATCGGAAGCGCGAGGGGTCATCGATCGTGTGGCGGAACGTTAGGGCCGTCACGACACCGACCCCCGGGACCGTCATCAGGCGACGCGTCGTCTCGTCCAGCTTTGCCAACCGGCGGACCTCGTTGTCGAGCTTACCTTGTTGTTGACAAACGTTCTCATGGATCGAGAGCAGCGGCGATATCACGCTGAGAAGCAAATGATCGACGCCCAAGAGTTCGCTGACCTGGTTGCGGAACTGTTGGCCGATCGCGCGAGGGAATAGCAATCCACATTCCTTGATCAAGCTGCGAACCTGGTTCTCGATGTCTCGGCGCATGGACACTAGCCGAGATCTGGCGACAAGGATCGCTCGGATCTTCTGGCTTTCCTCACTTTTGACTTTGACCTCTCGATACCCTCCAACCCGCACCAGTTCGGCAAGGCCTCGCGCATCATTCCGATCGCTCTTGTTCATTCGGACCGACAAAGCTGCGTGCGCATGCCGAGCGTCGATGCAGACCACCGGAAGCTCAACCCTGCGGAGTTCATACCATAGGCCTTGCTCCAAGCATCGAGGAGAGACGACCATGGACCATTATGCCGGAATCGACGTGTCATTGGAATGCTCCAGCGTGTGTGTTGTCGATGCGAACGGCAAGATTGTCGGGAGGTGAAGGTGGCCAACGAACCGGAGGCGCTGATCGACCGGTTCCGTTCGTTCGGGTTCGATCTCGCCAGGATCAGGCTGGAGGCAGGGCCGCTGTCGCAGTGGCTCTACGCGGCGATGAAGCAGGCTGGTCTTGGGGTTGAGCTTCTGGAGACGCGTCACGTGCGAGATGCCTTCAAGGCGATGCCGGTGAAGTCGGACCACAACGACGCCCGCAACATCGCGCAGTTGATGCGGCTCGGCTGCTTCCGGCCGGTGCATTGCAAGTCGATGAGCGCGCAGGAGACGCGGGCAATGCTGACCGCGCGCAAGCTGATCCAGAGCAAGCTGCAGGACGTCGAGAACAGCTTGCGGGGGATCTTGCGAGGCTTCGGGTTGAAGGTCGGCAAGACGACGAAGCGCGGCTTTGCGGCACGGATCAACGAGCTGGTCATCCGGCTCTGGACGCCATCGCCGCAGCGACGCTTGCGGTTCACACAGTGCTGCTTCGCGAGTTCAACGGCTTCGGCAAGCGGGTGCGGGTGATGTCCCTGCTGGATGCCAAGGCCAAGCTGTTGATGTCGACCCCAGCCGTGGGACCAATCATCTCGCTGACTATGCGAGCCACATCTAACATGGATTATGAGCTTGCCGCTTTTTCCTGGTCTGCTGTAGAATCTTCTTCGTGTGAGGATTTCGAGGGAGTAGCTTCCTTTCAGCTCTACATTTCGCAATTCATTTGAAGGTTTCTGTGGGGACATTGCGATGGCTAAGTCTTCCGTTTCCCGTGACGCCTTTCGAGGCTTGTTCGCTTTTTATGCGGTCAAGGCCCACCATGATCATAACGCTGTCGCCGAAGGCCGACTCCTCAAACTATTTGGATCGAGCGACCATATTCCCGACCGGCTGTTGGAGTTGTGGTCATCACGAACCGAGCTGATTGGCCCTGAGGCCGTTGGCAACATAGTGTCACTACTCGCTCATCAGATCCTGGAGGGCGGCGCACAAAATAATCACGCCAGCGACTTCCTTCATCCTTCATCGACTGCTGCGAGAGTTGGACCGAGACGTTCATTAACCGCGATTGCGAGAAAGTTGGGGTTGACCGGACATCAGTCGGTCGGCCGCGCAATGAGTGCCCGCGTTAGTTGGCGGCGAGACTGCCCCTCAATTTAGGAGCGGTCACCTGGATTTTCATTCGATGTTACGCCTCGAAAAACGGCGACGAGCCGATCTCCTTCCCAAAGCTCAACGTCGTGCTCCCCGCACATTTGCTCGGCTCGACATCTCGCAGTCTGCTCGTCGATGCAGTCGAGCTTCGCGGCGCAGATCACTCGCCGCCTGCTGTCCACTACAAACAGTCGCCCGTGAAGAATTCGGAAGCGATTGATCTGTCGCTGTGATTTGACGTGAGCAAGTATTCGATTATGCAAGAAAGCCGTGGGTAGGTGTTGGTTTTCTTGCGTTTTTGGATTCCGGATTTGGCGACTTCGTGATTCCTTTGACGGCGAGATTCGCTGTTGGGGAGAACCCATGAGCCATCCGCGCGACGATCGTCAGGACGATCTGTTTCGTCCGTCTCTGGAGAAGATCATCAACCTTCGCCATCCGTTGGTGCGTCTGGCGGCGGAGATCGATTGGGACTTCCTGGCGGGACGCTTCAGTTCGGTCTGTCGCCTCGGGCCGGGGCAGCCACCGTTGCCGACACGATTGGTAGCCGGACTGTTCATCCTCAAGCACATGCACAATCTCTCCGACGAGGCACTGTGCGACAGGTGGGTCGAGAACCCGTATTTTCAGTATTTCTGCGGCGAGGTGGTGTTCCGGCACGACCTGCCGTTCGATCGCTCGTCGCTGACCCGCTGGCGCCAGCGGCTGGGTGAGGAGCAGATCGCCGCGCTATTGCAAGAAAGCCTCTCAGTGGCGCATCGAACTGGGGCGATCGAGACCAAAGATCTCGAGCGGGTCGTTGTGGACACCACCGTCCAGGAGAAGGCGATCGCGCATCCGAGCGATGCGCGGCTTATGCACCGGGCGATCGAGAAGCTGGTCGATTTAGCCAAACGCGAGAGCGTCGAACTGCGCCAGAGCTATCTGCGCGTGGCCAAGCGCGCCGCCATCATGGTGGGGCGGTACACGCATGCCCACCAGTTCAAGCGTGCCCGACGAGAGCTCAAATTCCTGCGCACCCGGCTTGGCCGCATCATCCGTGACATCAGACGCAAGATCGAGGGCGACCCTGCGCTTGAGGATCGCTTTGGTCCGCTGCTCGATCTCGCCCACCGGGTTCGCCATCAAGAGCAGCGTCAGCGCGGTCCCAAGGTCTACTCGTTGCACGCCCCCGAGGTGGAGTGCATCGGCAAAGGCAAGGCCCGGGCACCTTACGAGTTAATGGCATGGACCACGCCCGCTCTCAGCGGCAACATGCCCCCCCGGCAAGAGAAGGAGCACAAGCCATGTCCGCTACAAACATTGTTACGATCGGCATCGATCTAGGGAAAAACACATTCCATGTGGTGGGGTTCGATGCTATGGGAGCAATCGTCCTACGCAAGAAGCGATCGAGAAATCAGCTGGAGCAGTCGCTGGCCAATGTTCCGTCCTGCCTGATCGGAATGGAGGCTTGTGCAGGAGCACACCACATCGGTCGGAGGCTCGAAAAATTAGGTCATCAAGTCCGGCTCTTGCCAGCACAATATGTGAAGCCGTACCTCAAGGGTCACAAGAATGACTTCCGTGACGCTGAAGCAATTG is a genomic window of Bradyrhizobium sp. CB1717 containing:
- a CDS encoding IS110 family transposase, with the translated sequence MVVSPRCLEQGLWYELRRVELPVVCIDARHAHAALSVRMNKSDRNDARGLAELVRVGGYREVKVKSEESQKIRAILVARSRLVSMRRDIENQVRSLIKECGLLFPRAIGQQFRNQVSELLGVDHLLLSVISPLLSIHENVCQQQGKLDNEVRRLAKLDETTRRLMTVPGVGVVTALTFRHTIDDPSRFRSASTVGAYLGLTPRRSQSGETDTNGKISRWGNRLLRTYLFEAATVLLYRTKKFFPKGLGHEARQADRHEEGKGRHRPKDRRNPPLHLGRWHIVRAGPAEANLIFARKFLVRSAGLAMSRWDGGRGDLGQSAAGGSPALRCKR